The following are encoded together in the Planococcus antarcticus DSM 14505 genome:
- a CDS encoding cupin domain-containing protein, with protein MNAEDWITHLDMTAHPEGGYYKQSFVSPEKIMTAEHSGERNLYTSIYFLLRSQDVSHFHRLKSDELWYFHAGHAVTVHILDAEGNYRAEKLGLDLAAEERPQVLVEKGSIFGSTVEAKNTFSLVGCMVSPGFDFADFELLPQSELLELYPEQEQVIKKMAYRKVPGTLSDTKDKC; from the coding sequence ATGAATGCAGAAGATTGGATCACCCATTTAGATATGACTGCTCATCCCGAAGGTGGCTACTATAAGCAGTCGTTCGTTTCTCCTGAAAAAATCATGACAGCCGAACATTCGGGAGAGCGAAACCTGTACACAAGTATTTATTTTTTGCTGCGATCACAGGATGTCTCTCATTTTCATCGGTTAAAATCGGATGAACTTTGGTATTTTCATGCGGGCCATGCTGTTACGGTGCATATCCTGGATGCGGAAGGAAATTATCGTGCTGAAAAGCTGGGACTGGATTTAGCAGCAGAAGAACGGCCGCAGGTGCTAGTTGAAAAAGGCAGTATTTTCGGCTCGACAGTTGAAGCAAAAAATACATTTTCATTAGTTGGCTGCATGGTGTCTCCGGGCTTTGACTTTGCTGATTTTGAATTATTGCCGCAGTCGGAGCTACTCGAACTTTATCCCGAGCAAGAGCAAGTCATCAAAAAAATGGCTTATAGAAAAGTTCCGGGCACTCTATCGGATACAAAGGATAAATGCTAG